In Mobula hypostoma chromosome 13, sMobHyp1.1, whole genome shotgun sequence, the following are encoded in one genomic region:
- the LOC134355890 gene encoding TBC1 domain family member 30-like isoform X2 yields the protein MATFPFPKVKDPREKYNLQLKLAPSSCHPDESTERRNSSNGCSSHCNVIMSDSYLRAQNPQNWHPAAQSENRSACDVVWSTAGDSVPQRESGLGNSARTAGPVVKQQDSEAARPQQQNQQLTPKQDSSVPQSPGIPFSSSKARGINHFLRDQKLRSSSKSKNNQVHHAPSPRTTQAGQKERRNKLAVPWCSQRKMCQKGLVRKSKARSGCSDTVGLLEEQTDGSKAESSKGDHCIHEEGWNTPGICWEQDGKFSEQLTGFLFDADGLSGVESLLKALRMVEQHQHLTSTRPTPKPNHLEFSTEKDFAAFPDLKESPINASLPGYLCCKSLGENNSGICRNVTKAKHPKEFEKKCC from the exons ATGGCGACGTTTCCCTTTCCAAAGGTCAAGGACCCGAGAGAGAAGTACAATCTGCAGTTAAAGCTTGCTCCTTCAAG CTGTCACCCAGATGAATctacagagaggagaaactcaTCAAATGGGTGTAGCAGCCACTGCAACGTCATCATGTCAGATAGTTACTTACGAGCACAGAATCCACAGAACTGGCACCCAGCAG CTCAAAGTGAGAATCGAAGTGCCTGTGATGTGGTTTGGAGCACGGCTGGCGACAGCGTACCGCAGCGTGAAAGCGGGTTGGGTAACAGCGCGCGAACGGCGGGACCTGTGGTGAAGCAGCAGGACTCCGAAGCGGCCAGGCCCCAGCAACAGAACCAACAACTGACCCCCAAGCAAG ACAGCTCTGTTCCCCAGTCTCCTGGGATACCGTTTAGTTCCAGTAAGGCGAGAGGTATAAACCATTTCCTCAGGGACCAAAAGCTGAGGAGCAGCAGCAAAAGCAAAAATAACCAAGTTCACCATGCTCCCAGTCCCAGGACAACTCAGGCGGGACAGAAGGAGCGGAGGAACAAGCTGGCCGTTCCTTGGTGTTCACAAAGGAAGATGTGCCAGAAAGGGCTGGTCCGGAAGTCGAAAGCCAGGTCGGGCTGTAGTGACACCGTCGGTCTGCTTGAGGAGCAGACCGACGGCAGCAAGGCAGAGTCCTCCAAAGGTGACCATTGCATCCATGAAGAAGGCTGGAACACTCCGGGAATTTGCTGGGAGCAGGACGGGAAATTCAGCGAACAACTAACAGGCTTCTTATTTGACGCTGACGGCTTGTCGGGGGTTGAGAGTTTGTTGAAAGCTCTTCGCATGGTGGAGCAGCACCAACATTTAACATCAACAAGACCGACACCGAAGCCAAACCATTTGGAATTTTCCACAGAGAAGGATTTCGCTGCTTTCCCTGATCTGAAGGAGAGTCCCATCAACGCTAGTCTTCCAGGATATCTCTGCTGCAAGTCCCTCGGAGAAAACAATTCTGGGATTTGTAGGAATGTGACAAAGGCCAAACATCCAAAAGAGTTTGAGAAGAAATGCTGCTGA